In the Candidatus Bathyarchaeia archaeon genome, TCGACGGAAGCAAAGTAGGGCTTTAATGTTGCGATGTTTTCGGGGTTTAGGTTGCTGCCTTCAAGCTTGATGGTTATGAAGTTGGGAGACATTGAAGAAATTGTCTTGGCTGTTTTTTGGGGAGCCGCTGTGTACGCTATGTCCACTCCCGTGCGCAGGGCAGCCATAGACATCAAAGCAGGTGCACCTGAAAAAACTTCACTGCCTCCAATGAACAGTGCCTTACCAAAATCACCTTTATGTGCACAAGCGCCCCGTTTTCTTGTAACTAAAAATACATCGCCGGGACCTGCAAAGTTTTCCAAATCTTTTGGCAAACCAATGTCAGCAACGTAAACCGCACCGGCGTAGGTTTGGGCTGCAGCTAACCCTGCTTTAGGTTTGTAAAACGTCACTGTAACATCGGCTTTGACGGCGTTGCCTAAGACTTCACCAGTGTCTGAGTCAATCCCGGTTGGTACATCAACCGCCACTTTAGATGCTTTAAGAGAGTTAATGTATTGGACAAACTGTGCTATGCGCCCTTTAAGTGTTCCTTTGGTGCCTGTTCCCAGCAAGGCGTCTACTGCCACGTCGACTGGAACTTTGGGCACCTCGTCAACGGAGTTCGCTTCAATTGTAGGTATGGTCTCCTGAAGTTTTCTTAGGGCAACCCAGTTTGCTAAAGAAGCTGGATGTGCGATGTCTTTGCCTTTGCCCACCAGAACCACGGCGACCCTGCAAAACCCCATCGAAAGCAAATGCCTTGCTGCAACAAAGCCGTCGCCGCCGTTTCCGCCCAACCCGCAGAAAATGATGACCCGTTTGTCCTTGGTGAAGTCGGCGTTGATTTTTGCAGCGATGTTTCTGCCTGCGTTTTCCATTAGTTGCAGAAGGGATATGCCGAAGTACTCGGCGTTTGTTTCTATGGCTCGCATGCCGCGGCTGGTGATGTATTCTTGATGCATAGCGATCTTGATAGGTTATGCTGGTTATGGAAGATAAGCCTATCTTTGGACTTTTCTTGGAATTATGTGTTTGGTTCTTGAAAGGTGAAACGCGGAAAAAGTTTATTCACAACAAGGCTACATAGTATTGTTGAACCTTTTCAGCCCCAGAGATGCGGCTGAGGTTCTTAATTGTGAAGGTGAACCTTGTTTGAACAAAACTCCTGAGTTAAATTTAGGCAGCAAGGACGCATTGATCATCACCGACATACAGAAAGATTTCCTTCGGGGAGGCGCGTTACACGTTCCTGACGGCGACCAAATCATCCTCGTCCTAAACGACTACGCCAAGCTCTTCAAAGCCGCAAACGCAACCGTTATTGCTTCCCGCGACTGGCACCCCCAAAAACACATGTCTTTTCGCGAGCAGGGTGGTCCGTGGCCTCCGCACTGCGTTCAAGAGACCGAAGGCGCCAGCTTTAGCCCTGACCTCAAACTGCCAGAAGGAACCACAATTATTTCCAAAGCAACAAACCCCGCCAAAGAAGCGTACTCCGTGTTTGATGATACGGGTCTTGAGGAGCAGTTAAAGGCGGCAGGTGTGTCACGGGTTTTCATCGGCGGCTTAGCAACCGATTACTGCATTGTGAATTCCGTGCTTGACGCAACATCAATGGGGTTTGATGTGGTGGTGCTTTCGGATGCGGTCCGTGGCATCGACGTAAACCCTGGGGATGTTAACCGCGCTTTTGAAACCATGCGCCGCAACGGGGCGGTTCTGCTTACATTAACGGCTTTCCCAGAACCTGAACCACTTTCAGGCGCCGTTAACCCTGTTGATGTTGATGCGGATAAGCCTTTGACGGCTCATTACATCAAGAAGAAAGCGCGTATGCGACCGCGGGGTTCTTATAAGCAAGTTCGTCGTGAAAGAGGTTAGTAAAGTGAGGGGAATTGTGTGGTTTCAAAGTTTAAATTATTCCTTCATGGAGAGTGGGTTGATTCTCAGTCTGGCGAGACTTACCAGCGGGTAAACCCCGCCGACCCCGACGATGTTTTGGGAGAGTTTCAGAGAGGCAACCCTGAAGATGTCAAAACAGCTATTGAAGCTGCTGTAGGCGCCTTCGAATCTTGGTCAGAGACGCCTGCACCTAAACGGGCGCACTATTTGCTTAAGGCAGCCCAGTTTCTAACAGAGCAGAAAGATGTTCTTGCCCGATGCATGACCCGTGAAATGGGCAAAACCCTTCAAGATTCAAACGCTGACATCCAAGAAGCCATTGACGTAGCGTATTATGCTGCTGCTCAAGGACGACTTCTCAATGGGTACACTGTGCCCTCTGAGAAGCCCGACAAGTTTGCCATGACCTTAAGGCTTCCAATTGGCATCGCAGGTGTAATTTCTCCATGGAATTTTCCCATTGCAATCCCCGCCCGAAAACTGTTTTATGCGTTGGTTTGTGGCAACACCGTTGTTTTAAAGCCCTCCTCAGAGACGCCTATCTGCGCCGTTAAGCTGGTGGAGTTGCTTGAGAAGACGGGACTTCCCAAAGGCGTAGTAAATCTGGTAACAGGTCCAGGTGAAACTGTGGGCATGTCTCTGGTACGGGACAAGCGAGTGGGCGTTGTGAGCTTTACGGGGCATAAAAACACTGGAGAAACCATTGTGCGCGAGGCAGGGCTTAAGCGGGTAAATCTTGAGCTTGGCGGAAAGAACCCTCTTATCGTTATGGATGATGCAGACCTAAAACAGGCGGTTGAAGGCGCCCTTTGGGGTGGTTATGAAACAACTGGTCAACGCTGTACCGCTGCGTCCAGAGTGATTGTTCACGCAAAAGTCAAGGAGCAATTTGAGCGGATGCTTCTCGAACAAATTCGAAAACTTCGGTTGGGCAACGGATTAGACCACAAGACCGATGTTGGCCCCTTAGTTAGCAAAGCGGCACAAGACAAAGTCCGCAGCTACGTTGAAGTTGGCAAAGCCGAAGGCGCAAAACTGCTCACCGGCGGCAAAATCCCAAGCAACATGGAAGGGTGGTTCTTCGAACCAACGTTATTCACGGACTGCACAGGTAGCATGCGGATTTCCCGAGAAGAAATTTTTGGTCCAGTTGTTTCACTGCTTACTGCAAAGAACTTGGAGGAAGCCATCATTTTAGCTAACTTTGTTGAATACGGGTTGAGCTCCTCAATATACACAAACAACATCAAAAACGCATTTATCGCCATCAATAAGCTGCAAACGGGCTTGACATACGTTAACAGCTCCACCATAGGAAACGAAGTGTCATTGCCTTTTGGCGGGGTTAAACAGTCTGGAAATACTCGTGAAGATGGTCCAGAAGGGATACGCGAATTCACCGAGCTCAAAACCGCCTACATTGACTACTCAGGGAAACTTCAAAAGACTTTTCTCAATTAGCCACCTTTTCCCGTTTTCTTTTTCTTTGCGTTACTTGTTTTTTATCCTTAATATTGTCTGTATACAAAAGCATCAACAAACCTCTTTTTTAGCCTCCAACCCCCCATTTTTGGTTGCGTTTTCAGGTGCATCCGGTCGAAATTTTTCGAAGCGAGCCCAACCTTATATAATCATGCCCAAGATTCTTAAAAAAATCGTGCAGGGGGACAAAACAGCCCGCGCAAAACAGCAAAAAAGCGATACTGAAAACACAACAACGACCGAAAAGCAGTTTTCAAAGTTTTTTCCGCATACTTACTCACCCAGTAACCTCCTATTAGAGGCAACCCGCCCCCTTTTGATGGGTTACGCGACGCCAAGGACATGCAAACGGGGCAAAACTTGCCTTAGTAATCGATTTTTGGGGTTCTGGACGGGCGTTTCATCTTTTTCGTTTCTTCGAAAAGACACTGAATGTTGATTTTTTACAATAAAACGTTAAAAACCACCTTTAACATAGGCTGTTTTATGTTGAATACACGCAATTTGCCGCTTTTCCTGCAAGTCAGAGCGTTAAGGATGGCGAAGATAAGAGAAAAACGAGAGCGAAGGGCGAGAGTTTTGAGGAACACATTTCAGAAGGTTCGGCAGATAAGGACGGGTGAAATGGGCTGTGCATGTTGGTGGCGAGGATTTGTGGAGATTTGGGTGTTGTAGGGCATACAGGGTGTTTGGTTGATGCTTTTGTATACGGCGCTTAGGCAACCTGGTTTTTCAAGGCCATTTAAGGGTTGCTCGTTGTCGCGAAACACGGATTTTTGCAGATCTATCGCCATTTTTTGGGGGGTAGCCTGTGTCTATTGAGCGGAATCTGTTAATTTCGCTCCTAAAAATGACTGAAAAAGGAGCTGTTAAACAAGAAGAAATCAACATTGACTCGAAGCTGCCCAAATCGGCAACATCATTTTTGCTGCAAAACCTGCAAAGTCAAAACTTAGTTTATCTGGAAGGCGACAAAATAACCGTTAACCCTCAATCTCGAATCAAACTCGCAGTCAAAGCAGTACAAATAGGCGCCGACGTTGAAAACGTAAGTAACTACCTAAGCTGGCAAGAATTTGAATCCATTGCAGCCCTCGCATTAGAATACAACGGATACACCACAAAAAAGAACATGCGTTTTAAGCATAATGGACGTCGCTGGGAAATCGACGTAGTCGGATGCAGAAAACCCTTAGTCCTCTGCGTAGATTGTAAACACTGGACCCATGGCATGCACTTCTCAACCTTACGAAAAATGGTTGAAGCGCAGTCAAACCGGGTCGAGGCATTTGCAGAGTTTCTGCCCAACAAGGCAGCCGATTTGCCCTGTTTGCAGTGGGAAAAAGCAAAATTTATCCCCATCATTTTGTCACTGGTTCCGTTTGGAGAAAAATTCTATGGACAGGTGCCTGTTGTGCCCGTTTTGATGCTGCAAGATTTCATCAGTCAAGTCCCGCTACATGTGGATTCGTTACGACATGTTAACCGCGTCTTTAGCCACCTATGACATGATTTTCAGCAACGGTTTTTTAGCGAACTTTACTGCAGGATACAAACTAACCAAGAACATGCCTAAGAGAGCAGCAAAAAGCCACCCCACGATTTCAAGCACCGCAAAACCAGTAACAACAGGGTTAGCCATCAAGATTATAATGCATGTTATAGTCCCAAGCGACGCCCCTACGCCCAAGCTGGCAAGTAACACCGTCAGGCTCTGCATTGCCAAGATGTTGATAATGGTTCGGGGTTTGGCTCCGGTTGCGCGGAGTATGGCGAATTCTTGGTGTTGTTCGTCAATTCCAAGCATTAGATAACTAATTAGGCAAATTGCCGCGGCTGCAAGGGCAAGGGCGGGCAAAAACATAATCACATTCCAAAGCGAACCAAGAAAGCCAATGTTCTCGTTAAGCACTTGATTGAGGTCTAATGCAACAAACTCTGGATAGTTCTGGCTTAGCAACGTTTGAATTTGGGACAGGGTCGCCGAAAAATCCGCCGAGGAAGCTACAGTTAGTAGCAGAAGGTTAGGACTTAACCCAGTTATTGCTTCGAGCTGGTTTAAAGGAATGTAGGTTACGTTTCCGTTGTTCAGTGGGTCTACGCAGACGCCGCTGATTTTGAAGCTAACATTCTGCACGGTTACGCCTTGCATCAGTGGGTCTGAAGGTATTGTTTTGGTGCCAAGCGAAGAGCGAGTTGTGAGTGGAATGTAAATTGTTTGCGCAATAGAGTCCCCTATAACCGCCTGCAAATCGGAGGTGCCATTGAGGAAAAAGCCTTTAGTAAAGGGCACATTCCCCAGAGTATCGGCGTCAACGCCAACTATAAGTGAGCCACTTTGCCTATGGTCCCCCAACGTAACCGTCGCTAATGTTTCCGGATCCACGGTAAATCCGCTTTGCTCAAGAATTGTTGCATACCAAACCAGCCGTGCATCAACATTGTCGATGTTTGGTGTTTTGTTCAAGTCTTCAATTAAGGCTTGGGGAGCTGCAAGTTGGGAGTTTGAATAGTCAAAGTCACCATTTGCGGTCTCTCCTGAAAAAGAGAGAAGCAGCTGCGTGTACTGGGCAGCCAGGTTTTTGTCGGCAACCAGGATGGTGTTTTCGCCTGTTGCCTGCGTTAACCAAGAGGAAGTTGTGTCGCGGGCAATTATGCCGCCTGCAATGGATACGGTTAAGAGAAGAAAAACCACGGAGAGAAAAAGTACGATGCGGATGGTTGCCGATTTTCGGCGAAAAAGACTCCGAGAAGCAATACGCAAAGTTAAGGCTCTTTTGGACAGGGGTTTGAGTTTGGTTTCTTTGCTTATTCCAAAGTATTGTACGGGGGAGAGGGCTTTTATTGGAGAAGCACGTGCAGCTTCAAACATGGGTTTTGCCCCAAAAATTAATGCAAACACAAAAAAGACCACAAACACCAAGGGGGCAAACCAGAAATTTGGTGTTTGATTATAAACGTGGAAAATGCCCAGATTTAATACGAGGTAATCTGCGGCAAATCCAACTGCGACACCCAACACGCAGCCCAGCAAGGTGACAAACAGCAGCTCGGTGAAGAAGTATCCAAAAACCAGGCCGTTGGGGCAGCCTGTTGCCTTCATCAAACCATAGTCTCGGGTGCGTTGAGCCATCAACAAAAACACGATAAACGAGATAATGACGGCGCCCACAACAAAAAACAAGAAGCTCACAAACACCAAAAATTGTGAGAGCACATTGGACACACCGACAGTGAGGGTTTCTTGAGAAACAGAAGCAATGCCTAAGCCTATTTGTCCGCTGAAGAGCAAAAGAAACAGCGTCGACGCAACGCACGTGGTCAAGCTGAGCACGGTTAAACCCGTCTGGAGCCTTCGGCGAAGCAAGTCGTTAATGGGAAAGGCAGTTTCACTCATGTGGATTCGCCAGTTTTCCCTCTTCCAAATAAAACGTTACATCCGCAAGGGGCATTATGTCTGGATCGTGAGTTGAAACGATAACGGTTTTCCCCTCCGCCTTAAGCGCTTGTAGGATTTGGATGATTTTCTGCCCGTTTTTAGTATCCAAGTTGCCAGTGGGTTCATCTGCCAACAGCAGTGGGGGGTCGTTTGCGAGCGCCCTAGCGAAGGCGACGCGTTGTTGTTCGCCGCCGCTGAGTTGCGCGGGAAAATGGTTGGCGCGGTGTTGCATGCCAAAAGTTTGCAGGAGGTCGGAGACTTTTTTTTGGATTTCCGTGGGGGCGGTTCTTTTCCACTCCATTGGGAACGCGATGTTCTCAGCTACGGTTAGGGTTGAAACCAGGTTGTATGCTTGAAAGACAAAGCCGACTTGGTTGCATCGGTACTGCGCCAAGATATCCTCGTTTTGTTCTGCCAATTCCAGGTCAAAAACTGTTAATTTGCCGCTGGTGGGTTTGTCAATTCCGCTGATGAGGTTAAGCAGGGTAGTTTTTCCTGCACCCGAGGGTCCGTAAATGGTTACGAATTGACCTTGCATAACGTTGAGTTTTATGTCTTTGAGGACTGCAACTTGGGTGTCTTCCATCGGGTAAGCTTTGCAAAGTGATTCAGCGCAAACTACGGGTTTGGGTTGGGGCAGCATAACATGAAAATGCTGCTAGAACATAATATATTTTGAGGTACAATCCTTTACTGGACTAAAACGACTTTTCCAAATGTATGTTTCCGCGGTCGCGTTTGAGGATGCGAACTTTTTCGGGAAGTTTATCTTTTTCCCAGTCAGCCCACGGAATTTCCTTGAAAGTCCATTTTTTGCCCAGATGCGCTGCGATTACTGCATGCTTGAACTGCTG is a window encoding:
- a CDS encoding NAD(P)H-hydrate dehydratase, which produces MHQEYITSRGMRAIETNAEYFGISLLQLMENAGRNIAAKINADFTKDKRVIIFCGLGGNGGDGFVAARHLLSMGFCRVAVVLVGKGKDIAHPASLANWVALRKLQETIPTIEANSVDEVPKVPVDVAVDALLGTGTKGTLKGRIAQFVQYINSLKASKVAVDVPTGIDSDTGEVLGNAVKADVTVTFYKPKAGLAAAQTYAGAVYVADIGLPKDLENFAGPGDVFLVTRKRGACAHKGDFGKALFIGGSEVFSGAPALMSMAALRTGVDIAYTAAPQKTAKTISSMSPNFITIKLEGSNLNPENIATLKPYFASVDAVAIGPGAGLEPETKKFMKTCVEMVEQAGKPLLLDADGLKAFAEFKRPLKVPLVLTPHGGEYAILTGRPLPEDLDERVKEVKRGAGELGAVLLVKGKVDIISDGNRVKLNFTGNPGMTVGGTGDVLSGVVGAFLAQKADPFEAAVAGAFVNGAAGDFAAEKLGYHLVATDLLDYLAQVLNDPASHVKVQKNSGKNT
- a CDS encoding nicotinamidase — protein: MNKTPELNLGSKDALIITDIQKDFLRGGALHVPDGDQIILVLNDYAKLFKAANATVIASRDWHPQKHMSFREQGGPWPPHCVQETEGASFSPDLKLPEGTTIISKATNPAKEAYSVFDDTGLEEQLKAAGVSRVFIGGLATDYCIVNSVLDATSMGFDVVVLSDAVRGIDVNPGDVNRAFETMRRNGAVLLTLTAFPEPEPLSGAVNPVDVDADKPLTAHYIKKKARMRPRGSYKQVRRERG
- a CDS encoding aldehyde dehydrogenase family protein → MVSKFKLFLHGEWVDSQSGETYQRVNPADPDDVLGEFQRGNPEDVKTAIEAAVGAFESWSETPAPKRAHYLLKAAQFLTEQKDVLARCMTREMGKTLQDSNADIQEAIDVAYYAAAQGRLLNGYTVPSEKPDKFAMTLRLPIGIAGVISPWNFPIAIPARKLFYALVCGNTVVLKPSSETPICAVKLVELLEKTGLPKGVVNLVTGPGETVGMSLVRDKRVGVVSFTGHKNTGETIVREAGLKRVNLELGGKNPLIVMDDADLKQAVEGALWGGYETTGQRCTAASRVIVHAKVKEQFERMLLEQIRKLRLGNGLDHKTDVGPLVSKAAQDKVRSYVEVGKAEGAKLLTGGKIPSNMEGWFFEPTLFTDCTGSMRISREEIFGPVVSLLTAKNLEEAIILANFVEYGLSSSIYTNNIKNAFIAINKLQTGLTYVNSSTIGNEVSLPFGGVKQSGNTREDGPEGIREFTELKTAYIDYSGKLQKTFLN
- a CDS encoding restriction endonuclease, translating into MSIERNLLISLLKMTEKGAVKQEEINIDSKLPKSATSFLLQNLQSQNLVYLEGDKITVNPQSRIKLAVKAVQIGADVENVSNYLSWQEFESIAALALEYNGYTTKKNMRFKHNGRRWEIDVVGCRKPLVLCVDCKHWTHGMHFSTLRKMVEAQSNRVEAFAEFLPNKAADLPCLQWEKAKFIPIILSLVPFGEKFYGQVPVVPVLMLQDFISQVPLHVDSLRHVNRVFSHL
- a CDS encoding FtsX-like permease family protein — encoded protein: MSETAFPINDLLRRRLQTGLTVLSLTTCVASTLFLLLFSGQIGLGIASVSQETLTVGVSNVLSQFLVFVSFLFFVVGAVIISFIVFLLMAQRTRDYGLMKATGCPNGLVFGYFFTELLFVTLLGCVLGVAVGFAADYLVLNLGIFHVYNQTPNFWFAPLVFVVFFVFALIFGAKPMFEAARASPIKALSPVQYFGISKETKLKPLSKRALTLRIASRSLFRRKSATIRIVLFLSVVFLLLTVSIAGGIIARDTTSSWLTQATGENTILVADKNLAAQYTQLLLSFSGETANGDFDYSNSQLAAPQALIEDLNKTPNIDNVDARLVWYATILEQSGFTVDPETLATVTLGDHRQSGSLIVGVDADTLGNVPFTKGFFLNGTSDLQAVIGDSIAQTIYIPLTTRSSLGTKTIPSDPLMQGVTVQNVSFKISGVCVDPLNNGNVTYIPLNQLEAITGLSPNLLLLTVASSADFSATLSQIQTLLSQNYPEFVALDLNQVLNENIGFLGSLWNVIMFLPALALAAAAICLISYLMLGIDEQHQEFAILRATGAKPRTIINILAMQSLTVLLASLGVGASLGTITCIIILMANPVVTGFAVLEIVGWLFAALLGMFLVSLYPAVKFAKKPLLKIMS
- a CDS encoding ABC transporter ATP-binding protein: MLPQPKPVVCAESLCKAYPMEDTQVAVLKDIKLNVMQGQFVTIYGPSGAGKTTLLNLISGIDKPTSGKLTVFDLELAEQNEDILAQYRCNQVGFVFQAYNLVSTLTVAENIAFPMEWKRTAPTEIQKKVSDLLQTFGMQHRANHFPAQLSGGEQQRVAFARALANDPPLLLADEPTGNLDTKNGQKIIQILQALKAEGKTVIVSTHDPDIMPLADVTFYLEEGKLANPHE